One Synechococcus sp. PROS-9-1 DNA window includes the following coding sequences:
- a CDS encoding A24 family peptidase has protein sequence MLGLILALAGACVGSFANVLAWRLPREESVVWPGSHCPKCGQAVRWHDNVPVLGWVWLRGRCRDCHQGISSRYPFVEFFSALLWLSALWGHGLLAASDHVGLALLNVLAGIVLISVLLPLVLIDIDHLWLPEPLCRIGVLLGLAFTGALYLVIPAPEASSFLLNHLLAASAGLLVLEGLSALAERMLGQPALGLGDAKLAAVAGAWLGLGGVLVAMAIAVFSGAFFGTIGRLSGRLGPRQPFPFGPFIALGIWLTWLGGSEWWGQQWFSLFAGL, from the coding sequence GTGTTGGGTCTGATCCTTGCGTTGGCTGGTGCCTGTGTGGGGAGTTTCGCCAATGTGCTGGCCTGGCGATTGCCTCGCGAAGAATCAGTGGTTTGGCCTGGCAGCCACTGCCCAAAGTGTGGTCAGGCGGTGCGCTGGCACGACAATGTGCCGGTGTTGGGGTGGGTCTGGCTTCGGGGACGTTGTCGCGATTGCCATCAAGGCATCTCGAGCCGCTACCCATTCGTGGAATTCTTCAGCGCCCTCCTTTGGTTGAGCGCGTTGTGGGGTCATGGATTGCTCGCCGCTTCGGATCATGTAGGCCTGGCCTTGCTCAATGTGCTGGCGGGGATTGTCCTGATCAGTGTGCTGCTTCCACTGGTGTTGATTGATATCGACCATCTCTGGCTCCCCGAACCTCTTTGCAGGATCGGGGTATTGCTCGGCCTTGCCTTCACGGGGGCTCTCTATCTGGTCATTCCAGCCCCTGAAGCGAGTTCGTTTCTCCTCAATCATCTGTTGGCGGCATCAGCGGGATTGCTGGTGCTGGAGGGATTAAGTGCTCTCGCGGAGCGCATGCTTGGACAACCTGCCCTCGGGCTTGGTGACGCCAAATTGGCTGCTGTCGCCGGAGCTTGGCTTGGCTTGGGCGGTGTCTTGGTTGCTATGGCGATCGCCGTTTTTAGCGGCGCATTCTTTGGCACGATTGGACGTCTTTCTGGACGACTAGGGCCGAGACAGCCCTTCCCATTTGGCCCTTTTATTGCCCTTGGGATCTGGCTGACCTGGCTCGGAGGTTCTGAGTGGTGGGGGCAGCAATGGTTCAGCCTGTTTGCTGGCCTTTAA
- a CDS encoding phosphoribulokinase → MSKRHPVVAVTGSSGAGTSTVKRAFEHIFARENITPAVVEGDSYHRFERMAMKAAMSESLAKGENFSHFGPEANLFDKLEELFRVYGETGGGQKRYYLHSPEEAAEHNARLGVSLDPGQFTPWEDIPGGTDVLFYEGLHGGVVGDGYDVASRADLLVGVVPITNLEWIQKIQRDNAERGYSAEAIVDTILRRMPDYINHICPQFSLTDINFQRVPTVDTSNPFICRNIPTPDESFVIIHFRKGAREKWGIDFSYLLSMIHDSFMSSPTSIVVNGGKMGFAMELILTPIIHRMIEDQSKLS, encoded by the coding sequence ATGTCGAAGCGTCACCCCGTCGTGGCTGTCACGGGTTCCTCAGGTGCAGGCACCAGCACCGTTAAGAGGGCTTTTGAGCACATCTTCGCTCGGGAGAACATCACTCCTGCAGTGGTGGAGGGCGACAGCTACCACCGCTTTGAGCGGATGGCGATGAAGGCCGCCATGTCTGAATCGCTTGCGAAGGGTGAGAATTTCTCGCACTTCGGTCCAGAGGCCAACCTCTTCGACAAGCTCGAAGAGCTCTTCCGCGTCTATGGCGAAACCGGTGGCGGTCAGAAGCGTTACTACCTCCACAGTCCAGAAGAAGCTGCTGAACACAACGCTCGCCTCGGCGTGAGCTTGGACCCAGGTCAGTTCACCCCCTGGGAAGACATTCCAGGTGGCACTGACGTGTTGTTCTACGAAGGCCTCCACGGTGGCGTTGTTGGAGACGGCTACGACGTGGCATCCCGCGCCGATTTACTGGTGGGTGTTGTTCCGATCACCAATCTCGAGTGGATCCAAAAGATTCAGCGTGATAACGCCGAACGTGGCTACTCAGCCGAAGCGATTGTGGACACGATCCTGCGCCGCATGCCGGATTACATCAATCACATCTGTCCCCAATTCAGCCTCACTGACATCAATTTCCAGAGGGTGCCAACGGTTGACACCTCCAATCCATTCATCTGTCGCAACATCCCAACGCCAGATGAAAGCTTTGTGATCATTCACTTCCGCAAGGGAGCTCGTGAGAAGTGGGGAATTGATTTCAGCTACCTGCTGAGCATGATTCATGATTCCTTCATGAGCAGTCCCACCAGCATTGTTGTGAATGGAGGGAAAATGGGCTTCGCGATGGAACTCATCTTGACCCCCATCATTCACCGCATGATTGAAGACCAAAGCAAGCTCTCCTGA
- the leuB gene encoding 3-isopropylmalate dehydrogenase has protein sequence MPQHRVVLLPGDGIGPEITAVARQLLEAVSARHGFTLEFSEAPIGGSAIDATGEPLPASTLEACKAADAVLLAAIGSPRFDALPREQRPESGLLALRSGMELFANLRPVKIVPALIGASSLRSEVVEGVDLMVVRELTGGIYFGKPKGRVQADGEERAFNTMTYSDSEVDRIARVAFKLACERRGQLCSVDKANVLDVSQLWRDRVEGMKGEYPAVDVSHLYVDNAAMQLVRDPRQFDVVLTGNLFGDILSDISAMLTGSIGMLPSASLGSEGPGLYEPVHGSAPDLAGQDKANPMAMVLSAAMMLRTGLKQNAAADDLEHAVDRVLAAGFRTGDLMSEGCTALGCQAMGEELLKTL, from the coding sequence ATGCCACAGCATCGCGTTGTTTTGCTTCCGGGTGACGGCATTGGTCCAGAGATCACTGCCGTGGCGAGGCAGCTCCTTGAAGCCGTATCTGCTCGACATGGTTTCACGCTCGAGTTCAGTGAAGCGCCGATCGGTGGCTCTGCCATCGATGCCACTGGCGAGCCCTTACCGGCGAGCACCCTTGAAGCTTGCAAGGCTGCCGATGCCGTTTTGCTTGCAGCGATCGGTAGCCCTCGATTTGATGCCTTGCCGCGAGAACAACGGCCTGAAAGTGGATTGCTAGCCCTGCGCTCTGGCATGGAGCTCTTCGCCAATCTCCGTCCAGTCAAAATTGTTCCAGCCCTGATTGGTGCTAGCAGCCTGCGATCTGAAGTGGTGGAAGGGGTGGATCTGATGGTGGTGAGGGAACTCACCGGAGGTATTTATTTCGGGAAGCCGAAAGGTCGTGTGCAGGCCGATGGTGAAGAGCGAGCGTTCAACACCATGACCTACTCCGATTCTGAGGTCGACAGAATCGCCAGGGTGGCGTTCAAGCTCGCCTGTGAGCGACGAGGGCAGCTCTGCTCAGTGGATAAGGCCAATGTGCTCGACGTCAGCCAACTGTGGCGTGATCGCGTGGAGGGCATGAAAGGTGAGTACCCCGCAGTGGATGTCAGTCACCTGTATGTGGACAATGCGGCGATGCAACTGGTGAGAGATCCACGCCAGTTCGATGTGGTGCTCACTGGCAATCTTTTCGGAGACATTCTCAGCGATATTTCTGCAATGCTCACCGGCTCGATCGGCATGCTTCCCTCAGCCTCTTTGGGAAGCGAAGGGCCTGGTTTGTATGAACCCGTTCATGGTTCAGCCCCTGATCTGGCTGGTCAAGACAAGGCCAATCCGATGGCCATGGTGCTCTCTGCAGCGATGATGTTGCGGACTGGTCTCAAGCAAAACGCAGCTGCGGACGATCTGGAACACGCTGTGGATCGCGTTTTGGCAGCCGGATTCCGCACTGGAGATCTGATGTCTGAAGGCTGTACTGCTCTGGGCTGTCAGGCGATGGGGGAGGAACTTCTTAAGACACTCTGA
- the lpxD gene encoding UDP-3-O-(3-hydroxymyristoyl)glucosamine N-acyltransferase — protein MRFSQLIAVLQDGEAGLLEHQLSSDPELRGAASLERASADQLSFLEKGNALIQSLETSHVGAVLIPNQNDLKAMAEQRGLAWAVMRDPRLAFAEALERLHPRPRTEATIHPSAVIGDRVQIDAGVSIGPHVCIGDDTRISANSTIHAGVVIYGDVRVGQFCELHANAVLHPGVRLANHCVVHSNAVVGSEGFGFVPTAKGWRKMPQTGLVVLEEGVEVGCGSTIDRPSVGETRIGAGTKIDNLVQIGHGVVTGRGCALASQVGIAGGARLGNGVILAGQVGVANRAVIGDRAIASSKSGIHGEVEPGEVVSGYPAIPNRLWLRCSAAFSKLPEMAKQIRELKKAAQ, from the coding sequence ATGCGTTTCAGCCAGTTAATCGCCGTCCTTCAGGACGGAGAGGCAGGTCTGCTGGAGCATCAGCTCAGCAGCGATCCTGAGCTCCGTGGTGCTGCATCTTTGGAGAGAGCCAGTGCCGATCAACTCAGCTTCCTTGAAAAGGGCAACGCTCTGATTCAGAGCCTAGAAACCAGCCATGTCGGCGCCGTTTTGATTCCGAATCAGAACGACCTCAAGGCTATGGCTGAGCAGCGTGGTCTGGCTTGGGCCGTGATGCGTGATCCTCGGTTGGCCTTCGCAGAAGCCCTCGAGCGCTTGCATCCTCGGCCCAGAACAGAAGCAACCATTCATCCTTCTGCGGTGATCGGTGACAGGGTTCAGATCGATGCTGGAGTCTCGATTGGCCCTCACGTTTGCATCGGCGACGACACACGCATCAGTGCCAACAGCACCATTCATGCCGGTGTGGTGATTTACGGCGATGTGAGGGTCGGTCAGTTTTGCGAATTGCATGCCAATGCTGTGCTTCACCCCGGAGTGCGTTTAGCCAACCATTGCGTTGTTCACTCCAACGCGGTGGTGGGCTCAGAGGGGTTTGGATTTGTTCCGACCGCCAAGGGATGGCGAAAAATGCCTCAAACGGGTCTGGTGGTCCTTGAGGAGGGTGTTGAGGTGGGTTGCGGCAGCACGATTGATCGCCCGTCCGTTGGTGAAACCCGAATTGGGGCGGGAACAAAGATCGATAATCTCGTGCAAATCGGTCATGGCGTTGTCACCGGACGGGGCTGTGCCCTGGCCTCACAGGTGGGCATTGCGGGCGGCGCTCGCCTTGGAAACGGGGTGATTTTGGCTGGACAGGTGGGTGTGGCCAATCGAGCGGTGATTGGTGATCGTGCGATCGCAAGTTCCAAGAGCGGGATTCATGGTGAGGTGGAGCCCGGTGAGGTGGTGAGTGGCTATCCGGCGATTCCCAATAGGCTTTGGCTGCGTTGTTCAGCGGCATTCAGCAAATTGCCTGAGATGGCGAAACAGATCCGCGAACTCAAGAAAGCCGCTCAGTAA
- the proB gene encoding glutamate 5-kinase gives MSLRVVKVGTSLLRSTERRSTADAISALCLNLAQCLQRGDRVVLVTSGAVGLGCQRLGLKARPSSLRGLQAAAAIGQGHLMALYEEAMAVHGIPVAQVLLTRSDLADSRSYHNASATLHQLIEWKVLPVINENDTVSSAELRFGDNDTLSALVAAAIDADDLILLTDIDRLYSADPRSDASARPISDVHHPEELQALEQGAGDGGRWGTGGMTTKIAAARIATASGITVHLADGRDQHTLQTMLAGGRGGTVFHPHPQPLGHRKSWLAHALQPQGSLHIDGGACLALCDKGASLLLVGITDITGEFQANQPVRILDQEGDEVARGLSSLSSEALRGLVKEPARTDRQGGSPVVVHRDVLVLSTPTIRQPDP, from the coding sequence ATGAGCCTGCGAGTTGTGAAGGTTGGGACCAGTTTGCTGCGCAGCACGGAACGTCGCAGCACTGCTGATGCCATCTCAGCTTTGTGTCTGAATCTCGCCCAATGTCTCCAACGAGGCGACCGTGTTGTCTTGGTCACAAGTGGGGCTGTCGGACTCGGATGTCAGCGCCTAGGCCTAAAGGCCAGGCCTTCTTCGTTGCGCGGTCTTCAAGCTGCGGCGGCGATCGGTCAAGGCCATCTGATGGCTCTGTACGAAGAAGCGATGGCCGTCCATGGCATCCCCGTAGCGCAGGTTCTTCTCACTCGATCTGACTTGGCCGACAGTCGGAGTTATCACAACGCTTCTGCGACCCTGCATCAGTTGATCGAATGGAAGGTTTTACCCGTCATCAACGAAAACGACACGGTGTCTTCCGCTGAGTTGCGTTTTGGCGATAACGACACGCTCTCAGCCTTGGTGGCAGCAGCGATTGATGCGGATGATCTGATTCTTTTGACCGATATCGACCGCCTCTATTCCGCTGATCCGCGCAGTGATGCCTCGGCGCGCCCTATTTCGGACGTGCATCACCCAGAAGAACTGCAGGCCCTTGAACAGGGCGCAGGAGATGGAGGTCGTTGGGGAACCGGCGGGATGACCACCAAAATCGCGGCCGCTCGGATTGCCACAGCGAGCGGAATCACCGTGCATCTGGCGGATGGTCGCGATCAGCACACCCTTCAAACGATGTTGGCTGGGGGGCGTGGAGGCACGGTCTTTCATCCCCATCCCCAGCCCCTTGGTCATCGAAAAAGCTGGCTGGCCCATGCGTTGCAACCCCAAGGGAGCCTGCACATTGATGGCGGAGCCTGCCTAGCGCTGTGCGACAAAGGTGCCTCCTTACTTTTGGTTGGAATTACGGACATCACCGGAGAGTTTCAGGCCAATCAACCCGTGCGGATCCTCGATCAGGAAGGCGATGAAGTGGCCCGTGGCCTGAGCTCCCTCAGTAGTGAGGCGCTTCGAGGTCTTGTTAAAGAGCCAGCGCGGACCGATCGCCAAGGGGGTTCGCCAGTTGTGGTGCATCGCGACGTGCTTGTCCTCAGCACGCCTACGATCCGCCAACCAGACCCCTGA
- a CDS encoding YqeG family HAD IIIA-type phosphatase — protein MRRDWLRPDWDPGLTLAHLPLEPLLGRGIKALLLDVDRTLLPGRDVALPASVLRWAKSAQRHTDLYLISNNPSRQRIGAVAEQLGIGFTSSASKPRRGAIRRVIETLNFKPEQIAMVGDRVFTDVLVGNRLGLYTVLVRPLSADGTPCRHDRVQVLERQLARWLGAGQA, from the coding sequence ATGCGTCGTGATTGGCTGCGACCTGATTGGGATCCAGGCTTAACCCTGGCCCATCTTCCGTTGGAACCCTTGCTTGGCAGAGGGATCAAGGCTTTATTGCTTGACGTTGATCGGACCCTTCTTCCAGGACGCGATGTTGCGTTGCCTGCCTCTGTTCTTCGCTGGGCTAAATCTGCTCAACGCCATACGGATCTCTATCTGATCAGTAACAATCCCTCCCGGCAGCGAATTGGGGCTGTTGCTGAGCAGCTTGGGATTGGATTCACCAGCTCAGCCTCCAAACCGCGTCGGGGTGCGATCCGACGTGTCATTGAAACCCTGAATTTCAAGCCGGAGCAGATCGCAATGGTTGGTGATCGCGTGTTTACGGATGTTCTTGTAGGAAACCGGCTTGGTCTTTACACCGTTTTGGTGAGACCTCTCAGTGCAGACGGAACGCCCTGTCGTCACGATCGCGTTCAAGTATTGGAGCGACAGCTCGCCCGATGGCTTGGAGCAGGCCAGGCATGA
- a CDS encoding DUF3727 domain-containing protein: MSSSGPNNSGDVPTLLVKDSEGRDLLCFLEQLIPLDGQDYALLTPVDTPVCLFRLKDGDEPELIDSITSNEPILSVADVVLQEHDLTLVRSAVTLTVNGELDEPDPEDLDEDEAGDDESETYELLVSFLVDELEYGLYIPLDPFFVVARMDEGAAVLVEGDEFDQIQPRIEAELDERELSE; encoded by the coding sequence ATGAGTTCTAGCGGCCCGAACAACAGCGGAGACGTGCCAACTCTGCTGGTTAAAGATAGTGAAGGGCGTGATCTTCTTTGTTTTCTTGAGCAGCTGATTCCCCTCGATGGTCAGGATTACGCGTTACTTACCCCTGTTGATACTCCGGTCTGCTTGTTCCGGTTGAAGGATGGAGATGAGCCTGAGCTCATCGACAGCATCACAAGCAATGAACCGATTCTTTCGGTTGCAGATGTGGTTCTTCAAGAGCATGACCTCACCCTTGTGCGCTCTGCAGTCACCCTCACGGTGAATGGTGAGCTCGATGAGCCCGATCCTGAAGATCTCGATGAGGATGAGGCGGGTGACGATGAATCAGAGACCTATGAATTGCTGGTGAGCTTTTTGGTCGATGAATTGGAATACGGGCTTTACATCCCCTTAGATCCCTTCTTTGTTGTTGCCCGAATGGATGAGGGTGCTGCCGTTTTGGTGGAAGGGGATGAGTTCGATCAAATTCAACCTCGAATCGAGGCTGAGCTTGATGAGCGTGAGCTATCCGAGTGA
- the ruvX gene encoding Holliday junction resolvase RuvX, whose product MLSLDVGRKRIGLAGCDALGITVSPLPALLRRTLKQDLGHLEQVCLTRRVQGLVVGLPLDAEGQFTEQAVHCQRYGQRLAMALKLPLALVNEHSSSWAAAERHGLQGDRSGRLDSAAASLLLEQWLADGPEPEPVDMATPSASKTDADEGS is encoded by the coding sequence ATGTTGAGCCTGGATGTGGGGCGCAAGCGCATCGGTTTGGCAGGGTGTGATGCTCTGGGCATCACGGTGAGTCCCCTCCCCGCTCTTTTGCGCAGAACGTTGAAGCAAGACCTTGGGCATTTGGAACAGGTCTGCCTCACCCGACGAGTGCAGGGCCTGGTTGTGGGTCTACCCCTGGATGCAGAAGGTCAATTCACAGAGCAAGCGGTCCATTGCCAGCGTTATGGCCAGCGTTTGGCGATGGCTTTAAAGCTGCCTCTTGCGCTCGTGAATGAACACAGCAGTAGTTGGGCCGCGGCCGAACGTCACGGCCTGCAAGGGGATCGCAGCGGCAGACTCGACAGTGCTGCCGCCTCACTACTCCTGGAGCAATGGCTTGCAGATGGGCCAGAGCCAGAACCGGTCGACATGGCGACCCCGTCTGCTAGCAAGACGGACGCTGATGAAGGATCCTGA
- a CDS encoding F420-0:Gamma-glutamyl ligase, with product MCTLLLILLLLGIGVVWIEARHRLRPSSPLQLRAHDWQVQHTPNSLVLEGWLTITNPHQRMEVMVPELVVEPTLLGNNDLSSVNVQTTITPHHPDEEARPDGYWAAYIVKGRKTTQVKVQLTFSADQEVVINDRVDSVWVDVHWVNYGPFGRLHRRQGMVVPTRQPEPLQLSDASFRQGDGCAVLPIKTHLLGPLDDTVDVLSHYAGGLIQPGDVLTIGETPVAVIQGRYAHPSTVQPSWIARLLCRVFHPTSSLATACGLQTLIDQVGPTRVLVAWSVGFVLKLLGQKGWFYRLAGDQARLIDDITGTTPPYDQTIVLGPDSPAELCNAAAKTLGVSVAIVDVNDLGRVKVLASSRGCDEALLHRALKPNPAGNANERTPLVLVRPV from the coding sequence ATGTGCACGCTGCTGCTGATCTTGCTTCTGCTCGGCATCGGTGTGGTTTGGATTGAGGCGCGGCACAGGCTCAGGCCTTCATCACCCCTTCAATTGCGCGCCCACGACTGGCAAGTCCAACACACGCCAAACAGCCTCGTTCTTGAGGGTTGGTTGACGATCACTAATCCCCATCAGCGCATGGAAGTGATGGTGCCAGAGCTCGTCGTGGAACCGACACTGCTCGGGAACAACGACCTGAGTTCCGTCAACGTTCAAACCACAATCACACCGCATCACCCTGATGAGGAGGCCCGCCCAGATGGATATTGGGCCGCTTACATCGTGAAAGGGCGCAAGACCACTCAGGTGAAGGTGCAACTCACATTCAGTGCGGATCAAGAGGTCGTGATCAACGATCGCGTCGACAGCGTTTGGGTAGATGTGCACTGGGTGAATTACGGGCCGTTTGGCCGTTTACATCGCCGTCAAGGGATGGTTGTTCCAACCCGTCAACCCGAACCGCTTCAACTGTCTGATGCTTCATTCCGTCAGGGAGACGGCTGCGCGGTTTTGCCCATCAAAACGCACTTGCTTGGTCCTTTAGATGACACGGTTGATGTGCTGAGTCACTACGCAGGTGGTCTGATTCAGCCTGGAGATGTCCTCACGATTGGGGAAACTCCTGTTGCTGTGATTCAGGGCCGATACGCTCATCCCTCCACGGTCCAGCCAAGTTGGATTGCCCGCTTGCTGTGTCGTGTGTTCCATCCAACGAGCAGCCTGGCAACAGCCTGTGGCCTTCAAACGTTGATCGATCAGGTTGGTCCTACACGCGTTTTGGTCGCTTGGAGTGTGGGGTTCGTTTTAAAACTCTTGGGTCAGAAGGGTTGGTTCTATCGACTGGCTGGTGACCAAGCTCGACTGATTGACGACATCACTGGCACCACACCTCCCTATGACCAAACCATTGTTCTTGGTCCGGATTCTCCAGCAGAGCTTTGCAATGCTGCCGCTAAGACGCTTGGCGTGTCGGTAGCGATCGTTGATGTCAACGATCTAGGTCGGGTCAAAGTGCTGGCTTCCAGTCGTGGTTGCGATGAAGCCTTGCTCCACCGTGCTCTAAAGCCAAACCCTGCTGGCAATGCCAACGAACGGACCCCCCTTGTGTTGGTTCGACCTGTCTAA
- a CDS encoding thylakoid membrane photosystem I accumulation factor, protein MPLLSIMRSVLRSLLAAGFCLLLIASPAEAARDTDSYDGNIFALYAGNGSLVPPATTLKDALQKERTSVIVFYLDDSSTSKIFAPVVSELQRLWGREVDLLPFTTDAFQGDDSQDPADPATYWHGTIPQVVVINGEGTVLLDQDGQVPLEAINAAISTATGIEAPAQGSTTISFNELNTEVISR, encoded by the coding sequence ATGCCTTTGCTCAGCATCATGCGCTCGGTCCTGCGTTCTCTACTCGCTGCGGGATTTTGCTTGCTGCTGATTGCAAGCCCAGCCGAGGCAGCTAGGGACACCGATAGTTACGACGGCAATATTTTTGCGTTGTACGCAGGCAATGGATCGCTGGTTCCGCCCGCTACAACCCTGAAGGATGCCTTACAGAAAGAACGCACCAGCGTGATCGTTTTTTACTTGGATGACAGCAGTACCAGCAAAATTTTTGCGCCTGTTGTGTCTGAACTTCAGCGTTTGTGGGGGCGTGAGGTGGATCTGTTGCCATTCACCACCGATGCCTTTCAGGGGGATGACAGCCAAGATCCAGCCGATCCAGCGACCTACTGGCATGGCACCATCCCTCAGGTCGTCGTAATCAATGGCGAGGGCACGGTCCTGCTCGATCAGGACGGACAGGTTCCTCTTGAAGCGATTAACGCTGCAATCAGTACAGCCACTGGAATTGAGGCACCTGCCCAGGGCAGCACCACAATCAGTTTCAACGAGCTCAATACTGAAGTGATCTCGCGCTGA
- a CDS encoding DUF3685 domain-containing protein has translation MNGIPNKILLIARNLLAESLLSGLAGNKDLEVSVSTDQLDGQPDLVIWSVETIASPALLQLEVLKLQSRWGEAPLLLLLPAKLPCDPTQLLSLDCAGLLQDPDLAQLQQSIETLLSGGRVVELTAHASSESFGSFQSPGLGPWLLMTGLQQINHDLRMIEVLLNPPPENPMLRFMLEGRCRELCSARQLLLWLWGPLQLGLEGAVSLEQSSPFREPSGTSIQLKERNGAAVWEAIHQRLEMAVTGGLSNATGQMLAIEGLHPERRRELLLALLRQLNAVLQRLRLDQQASAEQRSDRALSEQWQALQPELRKQAVCTMAGHYVRLPMGEELSGVADHLLLNTELEDIDEELPNPKRMLAPFLNDQPVLVDGQLLPADDPRALLQLETLVSNWLVRTAELIGSELLGVCGDWPELRRYLLDHRLISTRELERLRNQLNTQSRWQSWIQRPIRLYESQRLLYQLNEGKIAPLLLMEPRDEELRRLGWWQQQVALLLEARDAVAPQLQLLVRRVGDLLAVLLTQVIGRAIGLVGRGIAQGMGRSFNRS, from the coding sequence GTGAACGGGATTCCAAACAAGATTTTGCTTATCGCAAGGAATCTGCTTGCTGAATCTCTTTTGTCGGGGTTGGCTGGCAACAAAGATCTCGAGGTTTCTGTTTCAACAGATCAGCTGGATGGACAACCTGATCTTGTGATCTGGTCCGTCGAAACGATTGCATCCCCGGCCCTGCTCCAGCTCGAGGTTTTGAAGCTTCAAAGCCGTTGGGGAGAAGCTCCTCTCTTGCTTCTGCTTCCTGCGAAGCTTCCTTGTGATCCCACTCAGCTTCTTTCCCTGGACTGCGCGGGATTGCTTCAAGATCCTGATCTCGCGCAATTGCAGCAGAGCATTGAAACCCTGCTATCTGGGGGCAGGGTGGTCGAACTGACGGCGCATGCTTCGTCGGAGTCGTTTGGATCGTTTCAGAGCCCAGGGCTGGGCCCCTGGTTGTTGATGACTGGGCTTCAGCAAATCAATCACGACCTGCGCATGATCGAGGTCCTGTTGAATCCACCACCAGAGAATCCGATGTTGCGATTCATGCTGGAGGGTCGCTGTCGTGAATTGTGCAGTGCTCGTCAGCTGTTGCTCTGGCTTTGGGGTCCACTGCAATTAGGGCTTGAAGGTGCCGTTTCTCTCGAGCAATCGTCTCCCTTCCGTGAACCGTCAGGAACATCGATTCAGTTAAAAGAGAGAAATGGGGCGGCGGTTTGGGAAGCCATTCATCAACGCCTTGAAATGGCGGTGACTGGAGGTTTAAGCAACGCCACCGGTCAGATGCTGGCGATTGAAGGTCTCCACCCTGAGCGACGACGCGAGCTCTTGCTTGCCCTCTTGCGACAGCTCAACGCGGTGCTGCAAAGGTTGCGCTTGGATCAGCAAGCTTCCGCTGAACAGCGATCGGATCGCGCGCTCTCGGAGCAATGGCAAGCTCTTCAACCGGAATTGCGCAAGCAGGCTGTGTGCACGATGGCGGGCCATTACGTGCGCCTTCCTATGGGAGAGGAATTAAGCGGTGTAGCTGATCACCTGCTTCTCAACACAGAGCTCGAAGACATCGATGAGGAACTGCCGAATCCAAAGCGGATGCTGGCACCTTTTCTTAACGACCAGCCCGTTCTGGTGGATGGGCAGCTGCTGCCTGCCGATGACCCGCGCGCGTTGCTCCAGCTCGAAACGTTGGTGAGCAATTGGTTGGTGCGCACAGCTGAACTGATTGGTTCTGAGCTTCTTGGCGTCTGCGGAGACTGGCCTGAGTTGAGACGCTACTTGTTAGATCATCGCTTGATTTCCACCCGAGAGCTGGAACGCCTACGCAACCAACTCAACACCCAGTCTCGCTGGCAATCCTGGATTCAACGTCCGATTCGCCTCTACGAAAGCCAGCGGCTTCTCTATCAACTCAATGAAGGAAAGATCGCACCGCTGCTGCTAATGGAACCCAGAGACGAAGAGTTGCGTCGTCTTGGCTGGTGGCAACAACAGGTGGCTCTTCTGCTGGAAGCGCGGGATGCAGTGGCTCCTCAGCTTCAACTTCTCGTCCGCAGAGTGGGTGATCTACTGGCGGTACTCCTGACCCAAGTGATTGGTCGAGCTATCGGACTGGTCGGTCGAGGGATCGCTCAAGGGATGGGCCGCAGCTTCAACCGCAGCTGA
- a CDS encoding Fur family transcriptional regulator has protein sequence MRLSQQRRMVLDLLWTEASHLSARDIFEKLNNQGRRIGHTSVYQNLEALQRAGVIECLDRASGRLYGYRSAPHSHLTCLESGRIEDLDVQLPDELVREIEERTGYTIETYTLQLSGRPKELEDR, from the coding sequence ATGCGCTTGAGTCAGCAGAGGCGGATGGTTCTTGATCTGCTTTGGACTGAAGCCAGCCATTTGAGCGCGAGGGATATTTTTGAAAAATTGAATAATCAGGGGCGACGGATTGGCCATACATCGGTATACCAAAATCTCGAAGCTCTCCAGAGAGCTGGCGTGATCGAATGTCTTGATCGGGCGAGTGGTCGTCTTTATGGCTATCGAAGTGCCCCCCACAGTCATCTCACCTGCCTTGAGAGCGGACGAATCGAGGACCTCGATGTTCAACTGCCCGATGAACTCGTGCGGGAAATCGAAGAGCGCACTGGCTACACAATTGAGACCTACACCCTTCAACTCAGTGGACGTCCTAAAGAGTTAGAAGACCGCTGA